One region of Flavobacterium pisciphilum genomic DNA includes:
- a CDS encoding DMT family transporter, with protein sequence MKNFLFLAVAIVFEIIATSALKKSEEFTKLIPSIITIVGYFGAFYFLSFAIRTIPIGIAYAIWSGVGIVLITIIGAVFFKQIPDLPAIIGLALILIGVIVINVFSQTTAH encoded by the coding sequence ATGAAAAACTTTTTATTCTTAGCTGTTGCTATAGTATTTGAAATCATTGCAACCTCAGCACTAAAAAAATCTGAAGAATTCACTAAATTAATTCCAAGTATTATTACGATTGTGGGGTATTTTGGGGCGTTTTATTTTTTGAGTTTTGCAATTAGAACTATTCCAATCGGTATTGCCTATGCAATTTGGTCTGGAGTTGGTATTGTTTTGATTACTATTATTGGCGCCGTTTTTTTCAAACAAATTCCTGATTTACCTGCAATTATTGGATTAGCCTTAATACTAATTGGGGTTATTGTAATTAATGTTTTTTCGCAAACTACTGCTCATTAA
- a CDS encoding WG repeat-containing protein codes for MKHILLLMVLFTNCTIFAQDKDIWVSFWNKDTTLVGFKDKNGNVKIEPKFMGMTSAYKFDGIIAVSEETNNSWKNYYLTKSGKIVGRDSLYVFDNGSDCENEGFIRFSDPKTDKMGMFNSDGEIVIPAEYNSLTKAHNGMVIVLKGAEKVNDTHGGGCNHFGWTGGKQYLIDTNNKILIENFDYSDELNFYSLQKSIAPSKDSIRENFQGVDGQYYSFINYEKEFKSWLTNDLLSDLSIANLLKHSDDEIFYWKEPNGWISNPKTVFIKRNYKLIKNKLLELKSTSCDYTVFNERLNPFIYENKKYDHYFDNCYQAKEWIYPVKNIVISHRDKKDITQDHFEFLRTESGYKLISVTIRKGELK; via the coding sequence ATGAAACACATTCTTCTCCTTATGGTTCTCTTTACAAACTGTACAATATTTGCACAAGATAAAGACATATGGGTTTCCTTTTGGAATAAGGATACTACTCTTGTCGGATTTAAAGATAAAAACGGTAATGTCAAAATAGAACCTAAATTCATGGGCATGACTTCTGCCTATAAATTTGATGGTATTATTGCAGTTAGTGAAGAGACTAATAATAGTTGGAAAAATTATTACTTAACTAAATCTGGCAAAATAGTTGGTCGAGATAGTTTGTATGTTTTTGACAATGGTTCTGATTGTGAGAATGAAGGTTTTATTCGTTTTAGTGATCCTAAAACGGACAAGATGGGAATGTTTAACAGTGATGGTGAAATTGTAATTCCTGCAGAATACAACAGCTTAACCAAAGCGCACAACGGAATGGTCATCGTATTAAAAGGTGCCGAGAAGGTTAATGACACTCATGGAGGAGGCTGCAATCATTTTGGTTGGACTGGTGGCAAGCAATATCTTATTGACACCAACAATAAAATATTAATTGAGAATTTTGATTATAGTGATGAACTTAATTTCTATTCCCTACAGAAATCAATTGCCCCTAGTAAGGATTCAATAAGAGAAAATTTTCAAGGAGTTGATGGGCAATACTATTCGTTTATAAATTATGAAAAAGAATTCAAATCTTGGCTAACAAACGATTTACTCTCTGATTTGTCTATAGCTAATTTACTCAAACATTCTGATGATGAAATTTTTTATTGGAAAGAACCAAACGGTTGGATTAGTAACCCAAAAACAGTATTTATAAAACGTAATTATAAGCTAATAAAAAACAAATTATTAGAACTTAAATCAACTAGTTGTGATTATACCGTTTTTAACGAACGTCTAAATCCATTTATATATGAAAACAAGAAATATGATCACTATTTTGACAATTGTTATCAAGCCAAAGAATGGATTTATCCAGTAAAAAACATTGTTATTTCCCACCGTGATAAAAAAGATATTACCCAAGATCATTTTGAATTTTTAAGAACTGAAAGTGGCTATAAATTAATAAGTGTGACAATACGAAAAGGAGAACTTAAATAG
- a CDS encoding SMI1/KNR4 family protein: MWYNNYTFFDKQKGLTDALNRTSLEKNWNTTLPNAFFLPVELHELLQYSNGGGILNGEREFGYFSLVEISTFYLDYEFDKYAPLLMPIALNGGGIFYAYDFRNPTNINLVAVAAGNLEYESTVVIGETLKEMLCKTINIEEELDKLYPEIEHSEEEKQIIELYKQLTQLEANRYNITAKEYLLTKRTLENRIKELKK, from the coding sequence ATGTGGTACAATAACTATACTTTTTTTGATAAACAAAAAGGATTAACTGATGCGTTAAATAGAACATCCCTTGAAAAAAATTGGAATACTACACTTCCCAATGCGTTTTTCTTACCTGTTGAATTACACGAATTATTACAGTATTCAAATGGTGGTGGAATATTAAACGGAGAAAGAGAATTTGGCTATTTCTCCTTAGTTGAAATAAGCACCTTTTATCTTGACTATGAATTTGATAAATACGCCCCTCTCCTTATGCCTATTGCCCTTAATGGAGGTGGAATATTTTATGCCTACGATTTTAGAAATCCTACAAACATTAACCTTGTTGCTGTAGCTGCTGGTAATTTAGAATATGAAAGTACTGTTGTTATTGGCGAAACATTGAAAGAGATGCTCTGTAAAACAATTAATATTGAAGAGGAGCTTGACAAGCTCTACCCTGAGATAGAACATTCAGAAGAGGAGAAACAAATAATCGAACTGTATAAGCAACTTACTCAATTAGAGGCAAACAGATATAATATTACCGCAAAAGAGTATTTATTGACAAAACGAACACTCGAAAATAGAATTAAAGAACTAAAAAAATAA